The following proteins are co-located in the Vigna angularis cultivar LongXiaoDou No.4 chromosome 2, ASM1680809v1, whole genome shotgun sequence genome:
- the LOC108322426 gene encoding zinc finger protein ZAT5 yields the protein MQMQEEHMQIIKGKRTKRQRLPSPLRLTMSTCSTADNSAAFEPPTTSNELRNEEDEDLANCLILLARGHSTPKPSHGKESGLYVYECKTCNRCFPSFQALGGHRASHKRFSKAGAEEKQVTTFGDNISKNNHDDYCLTLQLSTVLYNSSNSTRSSTVNAKSKVHECSICGAEFSSGQALGGHMRRHRNFLSSPSSGAIAYAGDRIPEIPEIKKQKDVLNLDLNLPAPEDDHHRESNLLPFQSKEKVIVFSATSLVDCHY from the coding sequence aTGCAAATGCAAGAGGAACACATGCAAATCATCAAGGGCAAGCGCACAAAGCGTCAGAGGCTTCCGTCCCCACTTAGGTTAACCATGTCAACATGTTCCACCGCAGACAACTCCGCAGCTTTTGAGCCTCCGACAACCTCAAATGAATTAAGGAACGAAGAGGATGAAGACTTGGCCAATTGTTTGATTCTCTTGGCTCGAGGCCATAGCACTCCAAAACCCTCACACGGCAAAGAATCCGGGCTATATGTTTACGAGTGCAAGACTTGTAACCGATGCTTCCCTTCGTTTCAAGCCCTCGGTGGCCACAGAGCCAGCCACAAGAGATTTTCCAAGGCTGGTGCAGAAGAAAAGCAAGTTACTACTTTTGGGGataatattagtaaaaataatcaTGATGATTATTGTCTCACCTTACAATTATCAACGGTTTTGTATAATAGTAGCAACAGCACTAGGAGTAGCACCGTTAATGCTAAATCTAAGGTTCATGAGTGTTCCATATGTGGGGCAGAGTTCTCGTCTGGGCAAGCCTTGGGAGGGCACATGAGAAGGCACAGAAATTTTCTGAGTTCACCTTCGAGTGGGGCAATTGCATATGCTGGTGATAGAATCCCCGAAATTCCAGAAATCAAGAAACAGAAAGATGTTTTGAACTTGGACTTGAATCTTCCGGCACCTGAGGATGATCACCACAGAGAATCCAACTTGCTTCCTTTTCAGTCCAAAGAAAAAGTCATTGTATTCTCTGCAACTTCTTTGGTGGATTGCCATTACTAA